The following are encoded in a window of Pseudomonas multiresinivorans genomic DNA:
- the mscL gene encoding large-conductance mechanosensitive channel protein MscL has translation MSLLSEFKAFAVKGNVVDMAVGIIIGAAFGKIVSSFVGDVIMPPIGLLIGGVDFSDLAITLKAAEGDVPAVVLAYGKFLQTCLDFIIVAFAIFMGIKAINRLKREEAVEPSAPPVPTPEETLLTEIRDLLKQQNNRAP, from the coding sequence ATGAGTCTGCTTAGCGAATTCAAGGCCTTCGCCGTCAAGGGCAACGTGGTCGACATGGCCGTGGGTATCATCATCGGCGCCGCCTTCGGCAAGATCGTCTCGTCCTTCGTCGGCGACGTGATCATGCCGCCCATCGGCCTGCTGATCGGCGGCGTGGACTTCTCCGACCTGGCGATCACGCTCAAGGCCGCCGAGGGCGATGTGCCTGCGGTGGTCCTGGCCTACGGCAAGTTCCTTCAGACCTGCCTGGACTTCATCATCGTCGCCTTCGCCATCTTCATGGGCATCAAGGCGATCAACCGCCTCAAGCGCGAAGAAGCCGTTGAGCCAAGCGCTCCGCCGGTGCCGACCCCCGAGGAAACCCTGCTGACCGAGATCCGCGACCTGCTCAAGCAGCAGAACAACCGCGCTCCCTGA
- a CDS encoding YdcH family protein → MPLEHHPLSREFPEQKALMTRLHGKDANFTRMAASYEELDKKIYDIEDGREAMDDLALNSLKLQRVTLKDEIADLLKRSG, encoded by the coding sequence ATGCCGCTCGAGCATCATCCGCTGTCCCGCGAATTTCCCGAGCAGAAGGCCCTGATGACCCGCCTGCACGGGAAAGACGCCAATTTCACCCGCATGGCCGCCAGCTATGAGGAGCTGGACAAGAAGATCTATGACATCGAGGACGGCCGCGAAGCGATGGACGACCTCGCCCTCAACTCCCTCAAGCTGCAACGCGTGACTCTGAAGGACGAGATTGCCGACCTGCTCAAGCGATCCGGTTGA